The nucleotide sequence gaaggctgaggtgggaggatggcttgagtccaggagttaaagaccagcctgaacaacatagggagaccctgtctcaaaaacaaagatggaaaaaattaaaactaaaaattctggctggatgcggtggctcatgcctataatcctagcactttgggaggccagggaaggaggatttcttgagctcaggattttgagaccagcctgaacaagagtgagaccccatctctactaaaaatagaaaaaaaaattagctgggcaactaaaaatagaaaaaaatatctgggtgtggtggtacacacctgtagtcccagctactcaggaggctgaggcaggaggatcaccagagcccaggagtttgaggttgccgtgagctaggctgatgccacagcactctagcccaggcaacagagcgagactgtctcaaaaaaaaaaaaagaaaattagtcttTAGGCACACTagctagccacatttcaaatgttcaaaaGCCTTATGTGACTAGTGACTAACATATTGAACAGTGCagattatagaacatttcatagttgtggaaagttctattggacagcccTGGACCAAGCAGTGTGTGCTGAGATGGCAttaggaggaaggaaataatctGTGAGGGTGCCCTGAAGGAGGAGGAGTACCCTTTAGAAGGGCACTGAAGGCAGACAGGGGTGTTTTACAGCCTGGTTGTGGAGGAAACACAGTACGCACACCCTTTCTGGCCAAATTCCAGCAAACTGGCCCTTGGCTTGGGATCTGGTTTCtagtctggctctgccactgacacCATTAATTACAAAAGcacagatgaacaaactgaagCTCTGAAAGAGGAGGACATtggtctgaggtcacacagaaaATTAGTAACCAAGGCTAGACTGAGCCTTGGTGTCCTATTTCCAGAGGCCTAGAATCTCAGACCCAGCATTCACCCACTCTTCAGTGGCATGGCCCAGGCCCAGCATGTATATCTCCAATGATGGGAGCTGGCTGAAATGTGTCTCTGAAGCTTCCACCAACAGACCTCATTCTAGGCCCATTGTATCTTTCCTTCCCCCATTGACACTAAAAAAGAGGGGTTCAAGAAATTGGAAGGGGGCGCTGAAATGTCAGGACCCATAAGGAAATATTGGGTCTTGGAGATAGGGAGAGGGAAGGTTACCTCTATCCCTATTCCCCAGTGTGCCAGAGCCCCCGGGCCCTTCCAGCATTGTCCAGTCCCCTATCCTCACCAGGACCTCTTGTGCATTCCAAGTTTTTCACTTTCTGTCTATGCACATGTGGATCTGGGGGGCCTGACCCTCCTCCATGGAGCTTCCAGCAGCCTCGTCATGACCAGAATTCCTCATTGGTCTCTCCTGTACCCCTGAACTGGTAGGAGAGGTGATGCACAGGAATGAGGAACTCCCTTCTCCAGGGATAATGGAGAGGGACTGAGTAGCCACTGCAGGAAGCCTAGGACTGGGGCCCAGGCTCCCATTCTGTGACCCTGTGTGCCTAAGagtctgcctcagtttcccttccaaTGAATAGAGCCCTAGCCAAGCCTTCTCTCTGAGTCCAAGATGTGGATTTATGGGAGGGTTTTTGCTGTTATTCCCCAGATCTGGATTAGGTGTTTCTGACCCTGGATCTGGCTCCAGAGGAAGCCTTCTTCTGCTGCTTTCCCTCACCAGGCGCTCTggtcccttctcccctccctgagTCCAAGACCAATGTTGACCTTTCCATCCCTTGGCCATTACCCCACAGCAGACCTTATCCATTCCAGTCTGCGCCACTGCAGTGGCCTCCTAACTCTTCCCTCTCTCGGACCTGTCATTCAATCCACACAGCAGACAAGGAAATCTTTCTGAAATTTAATCGTGTCATTTAGAAAAACTCCAAGCTCTGGTATTCAAGGCCTCTGAGATCTGGATCCTTCTCACACTTCCGTCTTAGCTCTGTaagggagacacacacacacatacacaagcatattttgaaaagcatttgaaGAAATACTACCTTCTGTTCTGCGAACAGCTGCACAACCATCCCTGCCAGCAGAGGTCTGCCCAGACTCAGACTTGAAGAAAAGTGCAGCGGCAACTGGGTGGGTTCTTTTCCTGCCATTGTTCTATTCAATGGGGCTTCTGCTGACACCCTACCCTTTCCAGTACATACCCCAGCTCCCAAGGAACAGCCAGCTTTTTAGCCTGAGGCTAGTCATTTACTTCATCATGCCCAAGGATTTTCCAGCAGCTTGAGGGGAGAGAATACTTGGCCTTATGTGGCAAGCCCTGAGTTTGGCTCAGGGCGGGATTAGGGGAGGTATGGGAAAAGACAGAAGAGGAGGCCCAGTTCCTGGGAGCTGTCAGTCTGGAGAACAGGAAGAGATTGTGCCTGTATCCTTGCGCTGTTTTTCTCTCccggggggtgggtggggggccttcccctccccagggagTCTAGTTGAGAACTTCCTATTACACAATCCTGAGCAGGATGAGGGGCGGGAGGGGATGGGAAGCAGAGCTGGAGGGTATTGGGGGAAAGACAGAGAGCAGGTCTTGCTCGGTACCTGTAGCGCAGCCACAAGAGGGCAGCAGCGGCAGCGCTGGAGCCACCCTCCCCCCCTCCTCTAGAAAGAAAGCACAGGTTGGGCCAGAGAGGTCGGTCTCTACTGCCCAAAATGAGGCCTCACCTGGTGTCCCAGATCTGCATAGGAATTTCAATTGAAATTCTACCATTATAACGTCATTCCTTTAGTTCTTCAATTCAGCAAACAAGTGCCTTCTGTAGAGGTGTAAGTCAATGTTTTTGAAGGTCAAGAGGGTATTTTGGCTTTCTAGTGCCTCTATTAAATGCCCCTAGGAGGGGGAAACTTAAGACCACCCTGGGGGTGATGAGTTCATTAGATGCTTCTTCACCTCGGGTGGTAGAGGTGGTAGTGGGGAAAACAGCGGGAGCTCCAGGTGGAGCCTCTTTGATGGGAGTGGGGAAATAGGATGAGTGGTTATTAGGGAGAGCTTCCAGGAGGAGATGCTCTGGAGCTTGGAGGGCCCcagattaaaagggaaattaaagtCTCAGCCCCATATCTCTGTTTCTTCATAGTTTAAAACACATCCAAAAACAAGGAGGTAAACCACCCACTTCACTGCCTCCCACGATACTTACCCAGTTGCCTTCCCTATCACCCAGCcagtatgatatgtgaattatatctcaacaaggctgttataataataaaaatggaatgaagtagtgatatgtgctacaacacgggtgaatttgaaaacattatgctaagtgaaaaaaatctagacacaaaaggccatatattatatgattgcatttatatgaaatgtctaggcTTAGACAGGAAAGTAGGCAGTGATAGGTAGGAACTAAAGGCTTTAGGAGTGGAAGGAATTGAGAATGATTGCTAATTGGCAtggagatttctttttggggtgatgagaatcttctagaattagatagtggtggtAATGATTGCACAACCTTGTAAATAAAGAACCATTACtctttaaaagagtaaattttgtgatatataagtcatatctcaatttttttaattttaaatactaattttttcatttttatctttttttcaacCTGCATTGCACAGGAATATATCtcaatttcttaaactttttttagagacagagattacaggtgtgacccactgtaCCTggactggcttttttttttttttttttcaaagccttCCAGAATAAACATAGAAACAGAATTCTAGTTCTAGCTGTAGTGCTTACTGGGTAACCTTTGTTACTTTTGATGATCTCATCCCAACAGTCAACATACTTGGCCCATTGTTTGTTTCTGCCTGGGGCTTGGAACAACCAGAAGAAGGAATACCTGTGACCTCAACGTCCTTTTCCAACTGGGAAGAGATATTACCTTTCCTTTGTCCCCTCCTTTCCTATCACTCAGTGCCTTCAAAGCATAATTCCTGTTAAAAATTACATCTGCTCATAAAGAGCTTTGCAAGCTTTTGAACATTTTCTGTTCATGCCAaccagttgttttttgttttttgttttttttttctgtagagggACCAAAGCCTCATTTCAAACTATAACTTTTAATcgaatttaaatagaaataaaacgtTTTAAAAGTCATCGTTTGTACAAAGGCAACACATTGTcactacagaaaacagaaaattcatgAAAGTAGAAAGGAGATAATATCGCCCCTTGTCTCCCCACCCAGTTCTTGCCTTTTTTCTATGCATAGTTTCATTGCCTAATTAATTACTCattgtttctcaaaattttttttttttttttagagacaggctctgttgcccaggctagagtgcaatggcgcaatcatagctcacagcagcctccaactcctggacccAAGCAATTCTCCCCACTCAGCCTTCcccaatttttctataaaaagtttcaaacatacagaaaaattaaaagtctagTATAAGGAACACCCATATATCACCATCTTGAGTCAACAGTGATTAAagttttgctatatttgctttatttatgtgtgtgtgtgtggcccggcttatacctgtaatcccagcactttgggaggctgaggcaggaagatcacttgagaccaagagttcaagatcagcctgaacaacatagcaagacctcatctctacaaaaaataaaataaaataaaataaaataacaatatatatatgtgtgcatttttttcccctgaatcaTTTCAAGGTAGGTTGCAGACGTTGTGAAACTTCATCCTAAATTCTTCAGCATGCATCTCCTAAAAAAAGGCCATTTTCCTATACAATCATTTTTcatacttaagaaaattaataattccctaatattatctaatatccAATCCATATTAAAATCACCCCAATTCTGATACATAACTGTTGAACAGTGCCGCACAACAGTTCTTCACATTGTAACTCTCTGATTCTCACCAGAGAAACTAggccatttgaaaaaatattcaacaaagtaGAGAAGAACAATTCCCCTTCTGTCTTTGGGAATAAACAACATGGCTGACCCTGGGTAGGGGTGATGGGAGAAATGTGAAGAAGACAGTTTCAGGAGGAGAGTGTTTATGTTCCTCCCACTTTCCAACCAGGTGTACTAGTTCCACTGCAAGTGGGGATTAGGTTAAGAAGGAAGCACAACTTCATTCTCTTCCTTTAATGGCAACCAATTTCAGACAGCTATGTTGGCCTTAGCCCTCTGGCCTGACATTTGTTCTGGGAGTCATCATTGTCACCCTCAGCATCTACTCAAGTAGGCAAATGTGTGACAAGGACCAACATGGTTGGCTGCTCCATCCTCTACCTCACCCGAGCTGGTCACCCCTGGGGTCAGATCCCTGATTCCACTGGTGGCCAGGTAGCCCCTCACTTggcattttgcttttgttcttacttgaattgaaaaaaaaattttgttttttgttttgagacagagtcccactctgtcaccctggctagagtgccatggcgtcagcctagctcacagcaacctcaaactcctgggctcaagtgatccttctgcctcagcctcccgagtagctgggactacaggcatgcgccaccatgcccagctaattttttctagatatttttagttgtccagctaatttattcctatttttagtagagacagggtctcgctcttgctcaggctggtctcaaactcctgacctcgggcaatctacctgcctcggcctcccagagtgctagcattacaggcatgagccaccacgcccggccagtagCTATATTTTAATGGAACATTCTGTAAGACCTAGATGAATTACTCCAAAGTTACATAAGATTttctaggccaggcgtggtggctcacacctgtaatcctagcactctgggaggccaaggcagaaggattacttgcaCTCTGGAGTGTGacacccggtctctactaaacatagaaaaattatccaggtgttgtggcgcatgcctgtagtcccagctactcaggaggctgaggcaggaggatcgcttgagcccaggagtttgaggttgcagtgagatacgacagtgccactgcactctacccatggtgacagagtgagactctgtctcaaaaaaaaaaaaaggagattctAAAGCAGTCTTCCCTCTGGCACCCCATCCTCAAAGCACCCAACATATAGACTACTACAAAGGCCAGCTATCTttttaagcctcaatttccccagcaataaaaatgagcagcaaaatcaggttatttttaaagtctcttcTAACTTTGATGTATGAGGTTTTAGAGTTTTGAGATTCCACAGCCTCCCATTCTGAGAGCACAGAGCTGGCCAGCCCTTGTTAGAAGGCAGCTCGTCTGTGGTTTGGCACCACTGCCCAGCAGGCATTTATTAAATCAATGGGATGTGGTCCCTGCTGGCCTGGAAAGAGAACATTAAGCTCCAAAAACTTCCTGCAGCAGGCCTCCTTTGGAGAGTGCTGCTCAGAGGGGTGAGGAACAAAACCATTCAGGTCCCTGGCTGTGCTCCAAGATCCTGTTCACTAGTACTTTTGCCCTGTCTGCACGGAGAACCAGTGACTAAAAACATCTGGAAGCCTGCTTAAGACCTGGGCAACTTCTCTCGCCTTCCTTTGGGGGTGGCTGTTCTTGACCCTGGTAATCCAGGTTGACCTTTGCCAATGCCCCTTCCCTTCCAATCTTCTGCATTTCATTGGGCAACACCCTCTGATAAAATCCATATGAACCCAGCTGCTAACAGCTCCTGGAAGAGCTGTGGGATCTAACACTTGCCCCTGCATTCCTTGAGCCCTAGTAGCAAGGGAAAACAGGGCTGAGACCCAACTTTTGCACCTCTGGGTCTTATGGTGGAGTTGTGGAGAAAGGGAGTAGGTGGGAAGAGAGAAACGTTAATGATGAGGTTTTGCTGAAGGTGGGAAGGCAGCTGCGGGCAAGGAACGCACAGGTATAGTGACATGGCTACGGGGTAGCCTAGCAGAGCCCTGTGGGCCTGGGCTTGCCTCATTCCCAGTGACCTTAGTCACGGTGTCAAGGCTcatcactctgggaggcaggcCTGGGCTGAGGGGACGGAGTCCGTGTGTCACTGACCTGGTGGTCCAGCACTGCctgtccttcctctccctgttgtGACCTGGGGAGCCCAAAGTTCCTGGGGTCTCTCcttaattatttaagaaaatgtttactgagcacctacaacATATATGCCTAGTGCTGGGGAGAGATACATCAGTAAGTAGAACAGACCCAATTTCTGCATTCCAGTCCCATTCACTTGGAAATCCTGACTATGGGTCACAAAGTCTTGGGGACATTGGTAGGGTGGGATGAGAGTGCTTGGAGTTCCAGAGGTAGGAACCTTGGCAGTGCTGGGTCTCTCCCATTGTGACTCTTGATCCCTTGGCTTCTCCAAGCTATAGCATATGGACTCAGGATTTCCTCTGGTTAAAGTCAGAGCTCTAAATTCACTTTAGCTTTCTTCTCGCTACCAAGGGCAAGAGTCCAAGAAATAAGCACAACAGGTTAGAAGGACAGATAAGCTGCTTGAGGTTTATTTATAAAGTACGATACACTTATTGGGCttggccttttttatttttactcctcCTTTGCCTTCCTTTCCACCCAGCTGAGATTTTTGCTTGCTCTCATCTGAGAGTCCTGAGCTGATTTCACTAACCTATCTGCTCTTGGCTGTGGTGAGCCAAAGACCAGTACAACCTTCCCTGGACCTGAAGGTGGGTTCATCTCAGAAGGCCCTCAAGGATCCTACCAAAGCAACTGACTCTGCTGACTCCGGTCAGCTCAGGCCTCTGTGGAGCGGAGAAACTGGTGTCCTTCCTGGAGTGCTGCCTTCATCTCCTTGAACTGAGCCAACTGGCAGGCCTCGTCCAGCCCCAGCCAGCGGTAGGCTTGGTGCTCGTGGGAGAGGCGGATCTCCACGTCGTAGTCCTTCACCTCCGCCAACCAGTAAATGACTGTTTTAGGCTTCTCCCTGGCCACATAATTGAGTTCCCTTCTGAACCCCTCAATGATGGTCAGCTGGCCTGCTTCTATTCCCGCTTCCTCCTGCGTCTCCCTCAGGGCTGTTTCCAAGTCATTCTCTCCTGGTTCCGCATGGCCTGAttaggagaaaagaggaagagaaggaggacaTTTTTAACAGGCCCGAAAGCTTGATTTTCCAGGCCAGATTGGGTCTTCAGTGAATTTTCTACATGTTCCTAGGCTAAAGGAAGCCTGAGGATTGGCAATATCCTAACATGCCTACGCAGAGGGTGCAAGGCAGGTAGTATCTGCTTCTTGGGGTCTGAGCaatccctccttcccacctcaaCTTGCCTGCATCGAGTGAAACAGACCATGTGTTTGGCAAGCCAGGTTTAGAATACAACTCTTTGATGGTGAGAAAGATGACCTCCCTCAGACTTCTGCTTTCTTGTTCTTTGGAGCTCTCCTTATCCCACGTTTTCAGGGACCACTTTTCCCTTGGAGAActaaaagtgatttttctaagGAGGGGCTATCCCCTGTTAGCAGGTGGGGGCTAGCTAAAGAGGGAGTACTTCATCTACAATCCAGTGAGGACTTAACACTGTCTACGGTTGGACTCTGAAGTCCCAGGACCAAAAGACAGGCTCAAAACCCTGCACTGCTGCACTAGCAGCTGTTTCCAAGTAGCTATCAAGgctttttccaaattgttttcatCCTTCTAACTGAGCAAGGCCAGATTTCAGTTTCATAGGGAAAGTCCTGATGGGAACTTACACTAAGGACAAGCTGAGAGCCAGTTCTAAGAAAATGTGTTGGCAAGACCTGAACCCAAGCAGACAGCTGCCAAGAAACTGTTGCAGAAGAATCTGAAGCTCTGCAGACTGGAGCAGCCCTCAGCTTTAACTCTAGGCCCTTCCCAAAAATTCTCAGCTTTCCCAGTGGGAACAAGAAGGACTGGGGAGGGTCTGGCAGCCTCTGTTTACTCATGGCTCCAGCAAGTTGCTGGGGATAGCCTCCTGGTCCAGGAGCTGATGGGGAGTAGGAACTTTTAGCTGTTCCTTCCTTGGTTTGGAGATGGGGCTATACCTTAGCTCTCCTCCTTCCCAAGGGCCCACAGTGCCCTGAGTGAGTCACTGCTACACAAAAAACAACCAGGAACTTAGCACTTAAAACCCATCCTAGCTCATGGCTTTTGGGGAATTTTCTCTGCACAGTACCTCCTACAGTGATATACACAAAGACAGATAGGTAGTGCATTGGGGGAGGACAGAAGGAGGGATGCTGGTGATGAGAGGTGACAGTGATTTAGGATGCCCTACCTCCCCTCAGAGGTGTATGGGAATCTCTGAGCACACCCCTCCCAAAGGCATCTATTCAATATTCTGCCCATCAATGTTAACAGGGTAACTTCTCTCCAAGCCCAAGCAAGAGAGGATTAGGAGAGGTCCTTTGACATCTTGTAATGAGACGAACCATAAAGTATGACTTAGGTGATCAGGAGACAAGTGTGAATATTCCTATTCATAGTATTTGTGacacttttgtctctttttttcaccATTTCTCCCCAGTACAATTCAAATGTGCAAAATTTATTTCCTGTTCCCATTTCCTTGTTATCATTCAACCCTGAATCCTTGTCCACCTCTCTCCACCATACTCCCTTTTAAAGTCCTTGTTTCCTTCTGTCTGGGGGCTATTCACTCTGGGCTCCTCATTCTAGCAGGCGCCAGAGCCAACAATCTGTCCCTGCTCACTGAGACCATCTCAATGGCCTCAACCAAGGATGGttcctttttcccatttcttcttaCACAGTCTGGCTTCTCTTTCAGAACCATCTGACTGAGGCTTTCTTCCTCTTAGAGGTCGGGTAAGGAATGCTGGTGGATGAAAACCAGCCAGCTTACAAACAAATCTTGGCCTGGTCTCAGGCCTCAGGCCACTAGTCTTCACTGTTCTGCCCCCTGGACACTTGGCTAACTCCACCTTGGGTGCTCAGTGATGGACCCAGGGCATAGGTAGCTGGTCAAGCCGCAATCCCAAAATCTCTGTAATCTTCACAGCCCCCTGGTCTGAGGAGGGTTCTCTCATCCCCTCTCTCATCCACTCCTGCCAGAGTTTGCAGATGAATCTATGATCAGGGAACTCACCTTTTCCATGCTCCAGCTCAAAACACAACCATGTTCAGAAACACTCCAGAAGTCATACTCTCTGTTTGTTTAGTTCAAAAGAAAAACCTAGCAATGGGGACACTGGACTAGGAGTCAAAGGAACTTAATCAAATGAAATCAGAGGTAGCTGGGGGCTGGAAGAAAACAGGATTTTCTATTCAGCCTCTTGCTTGACAAATGAAAAACtcaaagcccagagaggtgggCACATATCTCAATTGTGACTCGACTCCAAAGTCCCCAATTCCCAGCCCAGTGGCTTTTCTCCTATTCAGCCATTCACTCCAAAGGCTGGAGAGCTGGTGAATGATACTCACAAAAACACCAGGTGCTGCAGCTGCTCTGGAATTCAGTCACAGAATTCTATTTCCAGCTCTGCTCTGTCCTGGCCTGGAGACCTTGTATGTAGAAAGGATCATGGACTCctacccaccccaacccctcctATTGCACAGTCACTGGGAAACAAGCCTTGTGGAGGGGCTAGCAGGGTGGATTTCTGAGCAACACTTGGCAATTTCCCAAGAGCCAGCCCCTCTGGCCTCGCACCTTTGGGAGGAGTCCAGTGATGAATGCCATCTGATGCCTGCAGCAGAAGAAACTCAATTGCATTGTTATCCACCTTGGGAATGAGGCGTCTTCGGAAGATGATCAAGCCACACGCTCTCACAGCCATGGTCTATCTAAGGACTTAACAAAGAAGATGTGGGACATTGGGAAGTTACACAAAATAGGAAGATCCATATTGGAAGGTACCACTCTGGTGCTAGAGAGTAGCACAGACTAGCTAATGGTGATCTCATAACCCACAGAAAAATGCAACATGCCAAGGACCAATGAGGGAATCCACAATCAGAGACTGCCCTTTGTGTGTAACTGCGGGACCCTGGCAACTACCTTCAGGCCATGCGGCCTCTATCCCAACTCCTCCAGGTCTCCCTGTAAGACACAGGGCTGGTGTGTGTTTGTTATGAGACTGGAGATCCTCAGAAGCGAACACACTGAAACGAGAGGCGCTGGGAATGGGAGAGATATAGTAAAAGTATTATCATCAAACCTACAATCCCATTCCCCTTAGCCTACATTCTGAAGATTCAGAGGGGTTACCTAGGGAGGGTAGCTTGCCgtacaaaaaaaatattttgttggtttttttcgAGTCTTTATTTTATCCatgttttttaatatgttgtacATTCACTGGGTCTAAATTCAAAGCACAAAAGGGCACACATAGTAGAAAGTCTATTTTCCTCCCCATCAGAGACAAACTATTAATAGCATAGTGATCAAAAGCGTGATTCTGGAGCCGGGGTTCAGGTTCTGGCTCTGACATTTATTGGCTATGTGACCTCCtattcctcatctgtgaaatgggataataatagctCCACCTCagagggttgctgtgaagattagatcgattcatttttgtaaaagtgttttagaatagtgcctgacacacaataagcactcaaaaaatttcCACCTGTGTAGGAAAATGTCTAGAAAGATACACATCATTAATAGTGATTTCTGGAAGGTGAGATTATGGGGAGACTTTCATTTCTGATCCATATATTTCTGTATAGTTTGAAATTTTACAGAgaacatgtattaattttataatcagcaatacaataaagatttttctatttcagaacaaaaagtcaaccacaacaaaaaagacaaggaaaggagaaaaataagaatatctgTACACCTGAAAAGAAAATTCATCGTCTGAAGGGGGACACATaatcaagataataaaaaatactagAGATCTTTTATGTGAGACCCTGCTAAAGAAAATttgtgtcattcattcattcaacaaataatgaaCACCTACTATGGTAGTAAGCACTGCTTTAGGCCTTTGCCCTCATGCAGCTAATATTCTAATGGGAGAGGCAGACTGTAATCAAAtagttaaacaaattaaaaaataactgccAATAAGGTACCTGCTACAAGCGAAAAATGTGTAATGGGTAACCCCATCTTGTCTGAgggatcaaggaaggcttcctgaaagAAAGGATGTTTAAGCAGAGAAGCAAAGGATGATTCAAAGGTAAGTCAGCAGACGGAAGGAGAGGATAGTGTACTCCAGGTgggaacagcatgggcaaaggtctTAAGGTGGGGCAGtagaactgaaagaaaaccaGGTGTCTCAAATGTAGTGAAGGCCTGGGAAAGTTGACCAAGCAGAATAAGGCCTGAGCATGTCAGCAGGACCACAGAAGGAGCTGGTGCTCAGGGACAGCAGAGCTCATGCAGAGAGGGTTCCTGGAACGGGAGCTGCTGTCCTCCATGGCCCCTTTGTTGGTGTTCAATAAAGATGAGTTTGTGGCTGTCAAAGGCATACAAATCAGGCCCAAGCAGAAACCTGTTCCAGCACAATTCTCAGGACTGCCAACAGATGATAACGTTACTCTAGGGAATAGCAGTTTCTCATCAAAACCACACACCCAACACCAGGACCTTTCCATACCTTTCTAAACCTGtatcaaatgtttttaaagattggAAATAAATCTCAAAGGGTGTTTTTTAAATAGCCTGTGttctcatatactgttggtggaagAGTCAATTAGCCCCTTAGGAGGGCAGTTTGGTAGTaactatcaaaatataaaatgtatattcccttagatccagcaattccatttctaggcaCTCTCACATACAGGGAAAACACATGTTTAAGACGCATAcatgaggccgggcacggtggctcacgcctgtaatcctagcactctgggtggccgaggcgggaggattgctcgaggtcaggagttcaagaccagcctgagcaagagcgagaccctgtctctgctaaaaatagaaagaaataatctggacggctaaaaatatatagaaaaaaattagccggccatggtggcacatgcctgtagtcccagctactcgggaggctgaggcagaaggattgcttgagcccagcagtttgaggttgctgtgagctaggctgacaccatggcactctagcctgggcaacagagtgagactctgtctcaaaaaaaaaaaaaacaacaaaaaacaagatgCATACATGAGGATGTTCACTACAACCTTGTTTAcaatatctaaaagaaaaagatcagaaacaaatatccatcaatatggaaaagagtaaaaaagtaTATCTATATGATGGAATATCatgaagtcattaaaaaaaacaaggcagAACTAAATGTGTTGCTTGTAAGAAGAGATTTTCAgacatattaagtgaaaaaagcatgGTTCAGAATAGTATGCATAATGCAATCCTGTTTgagtttaaaaattcatatataaagTGGTAGCAGGCTTTTAATAAATGCTGTGTTCTATTTTCCCAGACTCCCTCCCTATTTATGTCAAGAACTTTCCCcattctggaagccagaagaaaGCACTTTGTCACTGCAGAACTGATGAACAAAGATTTCAAATTACTGGTTCATGGTTCAGGCAGAAACATATAACTGATCCCATGCCCTTCCTATAAAGATGCTCAAAAAGTTATTATAAAGTTATAGATGTACAGTACcttgttcctgcctcag is from Lemur catta isolate mLemCat1 chromosome 10, mLemCat1.pri, whole genome shotgun sequence and encodes:
- the NUDT2 gene encoding bis(5'-nucleosyl)-tetraphosphatase [asymmetrical], with the translated sequence MAVRACGLIIFRRRLIPKVDNNAIEFLLLQASDGIHHWTPPKGHAEPGENDLETALRETQEEAGIEAGQLTIIEGFRRELNYVAREKPKTVIYWLAEVKDYDVEIRLSHEHQAYRWLGLDEACQLAQFKEMKAALQEGHQFLRSTEA